A stretch of Roseibium porphyridii DNA encodes these proteins:
- a CDS encoding DUF2478 domain-containing protein codes for MVEDTPLCGAIRSNRGENVDRLLETLVKLLQAEGLCVSGVVQRRAEYGDTCCADMGLELISSGETIEISQALGRGSQGCRLDPRSLADITARLQTEIDLRPDLLVLNRFGKGEQDGQGFRQLIGKAMELSIPVLTVVREPYLEAWRNFAGELAVDLPADLDATVAWCLTVSGKPAAVAANG; via the coding sequence ATGGTTGAAGACACACCGCTCTGCGGAGCAATCAGATCCAACCGAGGCGAAAACGTAGATCGCCTCCTGGAAACGCTTGTCAAACTGCTTCAGGCCGAGGGGCTTTGTGTATCCGGGGTCGTACAACGCCGCGCCGAATATGGTGATACCTGCTGCGCCGATATGGGGCTTGAACTCATATCGAGTGGCGAGACGATCGAAATATCGCAGGCGCTGGGGCGAGGATCGCAGGGCTGCCGGCTCGATCCGCGCAGTCTCGCCGATATAACGGCTCGATTGCAGACTGAAATCGACCTGAGACCCGACCTCCTTGTCCTGAATCGATTCGGAAAAGGCGAACAGGATGGCCAGGGCTTTCGACAGTTGATCGGCAAGGCCATGGAGCTCTCCATTCCGGTTCTGACCGTGGTTCGAGAGCCGTACCTGGAGGCCTGGCGTAATTTTGCCGGCGAATTGGCTGTCGATCTTCCAGCTGACCTGGATGCAACCGTGGCCTGGTGCCTGACTGTTTCCGGCAAACCGGCGGCGGTGGCGGCCAATGGTTAG
- the moaA gene encoding GTP 3',8-cyclase MoaA gives MVSLDPACGTLNDQFGRTATYLRLSVTDRCDLRCTYCMAENMTFLPRKDLLSLEELYRLATIFIGHGVRKIRLTGGEPLVRKNVTSLFKNLSRHLETGELDEVTLTTNGSLLAAYAGELVDCGVRRVNVSLDTLNADRYRTITRWGKIERVFAGLEAAKRAGLKVKLNAVAQKGVFETELNDLIRFAHEKDMDLTLIEEMPLGGAAACRSRSFLSLAELRGRLETEWTLEPLSETTGGPAKYVRLKETGGKLGFITPMSCDFCADCNRIRLSCTGDLYTCMGHEGGLALREPLRQSNGNEKVAQLIRQKVFDKPRGHAFQINDTGVSGIVRSMSTLGG, from the coding sequence ATGGTTAGTCTTGATCCTGCATGCGGTACGCTGAACGATCAGTTCGGTCGGACCGCGACGTATCTGCGCCTGTCTGTAACCGACCGATGTGACCTGCGATGCACCTATTGCATGGCAGAGAACATGACTTTCCTTCCACGCAAGGATCTGTTGTCGCTTGAAGAGCTTTATCGGCTTGCGACGATCTTCATCGGTCATGGCGTGCGCAAAATCAGACTGACCGGAGGAGAACCGCTTGTCCGCAAGAATGTGACCAGCCTTTTTAAGAACCTGTCCCGACATCTGGAAACAGGGGAACTTGATGAAGTCACCCTGACCACGAACGGATCACTATTGGCAGCTTACGCCGGTGAGCTTGTGGATTGTGGTGTGCGCCGGGTCAACGTCTCGCTCGACACGCTAAATGCCGATAGATACAGAACCATCACGCGCTGGGGCAAAATCGAGCGCGTCTTCGCAGGATTGGAGGCCGCAAAACGGGCCGGCCTGAAAGTCAAACTGAATGCCGTCGCCCAAAAAGGCGTCTTTGAAACCGAGCTCAATGACTTGATCCGTTTTGCCCATGAAAAGGATATGGATCTCACCCTCATTGAGGAAATGCCACTTGGCGGGGCGGCAGCGTGTCGCAGTCGAAGTTTCCTCTCTCTTGCGGAATTGCGCGGACGACTTGAAACGGAATGGACGCTCGAACCCTTGTCAGAGACGACCGGCGGTCCCGCAAAATATGTTCGGCTAAAGGAGACCGGCGGCAAGCTGGGGTTCATCACGCCGATGTCCTGCGACTTTTGCGCTGACTGCAACCGCATCCGGTTGAGCTGCACCGGCGATCTTTATACCTGTATGGGGCATGAAGGCGGCCTGGCTCTCAGGGAGCCTTTGCGTCAATCGAACGGCAACGAAAAAGTGGCGCAGCTCATTCGACAAAAGGTCTTCGACAAGCCACGCGGACATGCGTTTCAAATCAACGACACCGGGGTTAGCGGAATCGTTCGCTCCATGTCGACCCTTGGGGGATAA
- the mog gene encoding molybdopterin adenylyltransferase — protein MRIAILVVSDRASKGEYEDRGGPAIQAWLEKTVTTPFECERIIIPDGFESVRDTLIDLCDAKAFDMVLTTGGTGPAPRDLTPEATLAVFTKELPGFGELMRRRSLDFVPTAILSRQTAGIRGKTFLLNLPGSPGSIDVCLMAVFAAVPYCLDLIGAGYIETDPSVLKAHRPGK, from the coding sequence ATGCGTATTGCCATTCTCGTGGTGTCGGACCGCGCCTCAAAGGGCGAGTACGAAGATCGGGGTGGACCGGCTATTCAGGCATGGCTGGAAAAGACCGTCACCACACCGTTTGAATGTGAAAGGATCATCATTCCGGATGGCTTTGAAAGCGTTCGCGACACATTGATCGACCTGTGCGATGCCAAGGCATTTGACATGGTGCTGACGACCGGTGGCACCGGTCCGGCTCCACGGGACCTTACTCCGGAAGCAACACTGGCTGTCTTCACAAAAGAACTGCCGGGGTTTGGTGAGTTGATGCGCCGGCGTAGTCTGGACTTTGTGCCAACGGCTATCCTTTCCCGGCAAACAGCCGGAATTCGCGGCAAGACTTTTCTGCTCAATCTGCCTGGCTCACCTGGAAGCATCGATGTCTGTCTGATGGCGGTCTTTGCCGCAGTCCCCTATTGCCTTGACCTGATCGGTGCAGGTTACATCGAAACCGATCCATCTGTGTTGAAGGCTCACCGACCCGGCAAATAG
- a CDS encoding HEAT repeat domain-containing protein produces the protein MAQPKPSIPLKPEALALGSDLENTMLQIVQSGSPAEQCLAIKAAGQWGLPSARNVLLEATRNDDPDVRVDALQTLVKLGEKGLGETFLWSLRNDPVSESKIAALSGLQAEDRELAAPLLRKLSVESFDDEIAWEDENADWDDWLDVQKEAIRTIGRLGIEEALDDLMTAAKDEFGQELWREVFEAYAGLGRPGFLALLDAGQSASERQRSRAARALGASSDPHALKALDGLCQDKSVDVRLAALETMLERGAPLSDAQLIEDPSPLIRSMTAAKSPTISVDDLVNLVVHDDDRTVRLAAIRRLNECNLKSTQLGKLVDLTGAKLRGEREDFVSALVDVLGRSKSEEAFQALQEIKTHNPKPEIQRSVLSALAYFQKPEVLEYLAEGITSKSQMVRLSALASVSALSDGDGEVADNAAAILLLAAQGDLVSEEMDTENEEKQGGEEEQKQFGARARDDDGGTKNRIVLDRDGNIIPQDETDEPVKLSDYRKPEPKNDDTEDADQIQAQSVVLDRGEGEQSEETAEIVAFPQSTLAAILQGDVEQAEFAEEKIDLSDEDLKFLELAQSTLKKKRVRPDVASNTAQEIRRIAVRLIGEQKLTVFTPVLLAAMESRDDELRVAALTALATRSGNGVTLSQADWSLLVNLPPDNYAPSRAAFLDLLSFAPDAVAAPRFEAALSGNDPADQAAALNACMTLQTLPTQIGELLRSDDRTTRRAALKGMCASADGDAADALFEAAFKESGALWSELSAAVGKRGVCDLTTSIMTKLQDACAVSGAGRIIALEILADLGKTARAE, from the coding sequence ATGGCCCAGCCTAAACCTTCGATTCCCTTGAAGCCTGAGGCGTTGGCACTTGGTAGCGATCTTGAAAACACCATGCTTCAAATCGTGCAATCAGGTTCGCCCGCAGAGCAGTGTCTGGCCATAAAGGCAGCTGGTCAGTGGGGGCTCCCGTCAGCGCGCAATGTGCTGCTGGAGGCAACTCGGAATGACGACCCCGATGTGCGGGTCGACGCGCTGCAAACGCTGGTAAAGCTTGGTGAGAAGGGATTGGGAGAGACCTTCCTCTGGAGCCTTCGGAACGATCCCGTAAGCGAATCCAAGATTGCGGCACTGAGCGGACTTCAAGCGGAAGACCGCGAGCTTGCGGCACCGCTTTTGCGCAAGCTATCGGTTGAAAGTTTCGACGACGAAATTGCCTGGGAAGATGAAAACGCCGACTGGGATGACTGGCTCGACGTTCAAAAGGAAGCGATCCGGACGATCGGCCGCCTGGGGATCGAGGAAGCACTCGATGATCTGATGACGGCGGCAAAGGATGAATTTGGCCAAGAGCTCTGGCGCGAGGTCTTTGAGGCTTATGCCGGTCTTGGTCGCCCCGGGTTCCTCGCGCTTCTCGATGCCGGGCAGAGCGCGTCGGAACGTCAGCGCTCCCGGGCTGCCCGTGCCCTTGGCGCCTCCTCTGACCCCCATGCCTTGAAGGCCTTGGATGGATTGTGTCAGGACAAGAGTGTCGATGTGCGTTTGGCCGCGCTCGAAACCATGTTGGAGCGCGGAGCCCCCTTGTCTGACGCTCAGTTGATCGAAGACCCGTCTCCGCTCATTCGATCCATGACAGCGGCAAAGTCGCCCACAATATCGGTCGATGACCTGGTCAATCTGGTTGTGCATGATGACGACAGAACCGTCAGGCTGGCCGCGATCCGTCGTCTGAACGAATGCAACTTGAAATCAACCCAACTTGGCAAACTTGTCGATCTCACCGGTGCGAAACTGCGCGGTGAAAGAGAAGACTTTGTATCCGCCCTGGTTGACGTTCTGGGCCGCAGCAAAAGCGAAGAGGCGTTTCAAGCACTTCAGGAAATCAAGACGCATAACCCAAAACCGGAAATCCAACGATCTGTATTGTCGGCGCTCGCTTATTTCCAAAAGCCTGAGGTCCTTGAGTATCTGGCTGAAGGGATAACTTCAAAGAGCCAAATGGTGCGACTTTCCGCGCTTGCGTCAGTGTCGGCCTTGTCCGATGGCGACGGCGAGGTTGCCGACAACGCTGCCGCTATTCTGCTTCTGGCTGCGCAAGGCGATCTGGTGTCTGAGGAAATGGACACCGAGAATGAAGAAAAGCAAGGTGGAGAAGAGGAGCAGAAGCAGTTTGGCGCGCGTGCACGCGATGATGACGGCGGTACGAAAAACCGTATCGTGTTGGACCGGGATGGAAACATTATTCCTCAGGACGAGACGGATGAGCCGGTCAAACTGAGCGACTATCGCAAACCGGAACCCAAGAATGATGACACTGAAGACGCCGACCAAATCCAAGCGCAAAGTGTTGTCCTTGATAGGGGTGAAGGCGAACAATCTGAGGAGACGGCTGAAATTGTCGCGTTCCCTCAAAGCACGCTGGCAGCAATCCTGCAAGGTGATGTCGAACAAGCTGAATTTGCGGAAGAGAAGATCGACTTGTCCGACGAGGACCTGAAGTTTCTGGAACTCGCGCAATCCACATTGAAAAAGAAGCGTGTTCGGCCCGACGTTGCATCAAATACGGCCCAGGAAATCCGTAGAATTGCCGTCAGGCTGATTGGCGAGCAAAAACTGACCGTATTCACACCGGTCTTGCTGGCGGCGATGGAGTCCCGGGACGACGAATTGCGCGTTGCTGCCTTAACGGCGCTTGCGACACGAAGCGGCAACGGCGTAACCCTGTCTCAGGCGGATTGGTCGCTTCTTGTGAACTTGCCACCAGATAATTATGCACCGTCAAGGGCAGCCTTTCTTGATCTCTTGTCCTTCGCACCAGACGCCGTTGCGGCTCCGCGCTTTGAGGCAGCTCTCAGCGGCAACGACCCGGCCGATCAGGCGGCTGCACTAAATGCTTGCATGACATTGCAGACTCTTCCGACGCAAATTGGTGAATTGCTTCGATCTGATGATCGAACGACACGGCGCGCAGCCCTGAAAGGGATGTGTGCATCTGCCGATGGGGATGCTGCCGATGCTCTGTTCGAGGCTGCATTCAAAGAAAGTGGCGCGCTCTGGTCAGAGCTCTCGGCCGCTGTCGGAAAACGAGGGGTTTGTGATCTGACCACCAGCATCATGACCAAGCTGCAAGACGCTTGCGCAGTCAGTGGAGCAGGCCGTATCATCGCGCTCGAAATTCTTGCTGATCTCGGCAAAACGGCTCGGGCCGAATAA
- a CDS encoding arsenate reductase (azurin) large subunit codes for MSTPYYIPETNIPLPPVDADVISTACDYCIVACGYKIYRWPVKGGKVGGEKAEENAFGVDFPVDPLGPWVAPNQYNVVLHDGEPHHVIIIPDKDTEHVNLLGNSSIRGGALAQKVYNPQTPTRDRLKSPMIRMFGVLMPVTWDFAMEIAAEVGKHVIKTHGENAYCVKTFSYGYMENTYAITKYALNSVSTANFTFHDTPSDVTSTPGFRDAGFDNFGPSYEDWRDAETLLVCGTDPYETKTILFTDWMMPGIQNGQKAIFMVPRKTGGIAYAEKNGGMWLDIQPGTDLLVVNAIARVIVENGWEDSDWIQKWVNNKWESSSGFGQGTRNTPWQWRTTWGKFQTAGFEDWKEWLLSQDEFAPETAAEIAQIDVEKIYTAAEWMAKPKEDGSRPKTSVMIEKGFYWSNNTGNTQAISALGIIVGAGGRPGQVIGRAGGHQRGGLRGGKYPRNKSPEKLPGRRRRAMDTDRYLMSGHTRFAHVIGNTWIQSMCGSQSLAAKFNELTVQNPHQIRSFDKQEIIDTLKRRVDSGGMVVVNQDIYLVDPIGARYADIVFPAAGWGEDTFTRANGERRIRLYPKFYDAPGEAKPDWWIIAKLATAMGYKGFDWKNSNEVLEEGARFSRGSRKDFFNVKVVAQREGKTLHEKLAEFGTNGIQGPVLLQDDGTLVGTKRLHDTERKLPADGPSGANRLGKKLTHFNSQTGKCNIQKSPWSLFSDYWAWLKPKDDELWVTSGRINERWQSGYDDRRRPYIVQRWPENWVEIHPDDAAARGIENGDYVMLYSDRIPVQKDTIIGVEGDDFQFEKLMEHGHIELTEAAITAVAIVTPAVKKGLLYMDFLHTAQPANALSGRVVDWISGNYNYKMGVGRIRKIGTSPYKTSYRSMSFARRDIA; via the coding sequence ATGTCCACACCCTACTATATCCCAGAGACGAATATTCCGCTGCCTCCGGTGGATGCGGATGTGATCTCGACCGCTTGCGACTACTGCATTGTCGCCTGCGGTTACAAGATCTATCGCTGGCCGGTCAAGGGCGGCAAGGTTGGCGGTGAGAAGGCCGAGGAAAACGCTTTCGGCGTCGACTTCCCGGTCGATCCGCTCGGCCCCTGGGTTGCACCCAACCAGTACAATGTCGTGCTGCATGATGGCGAACCACATCACGTCATCATCATTCCCGACAAGGATACCGAGCACGTCAATCTTCTCGGCAACTCATCCATTCGCGGCGGGGCTCTGGCGCAGAAGGTCTACAATCCGCAGACCCCGACCCGTGACCGGTTGAAGTCTCCGATGATCCGCATGTTCGGCGTCCTGATGCCGGTAACTTGGGACTTCGCGATGGAAATCGCGGCGGAAGTCGGCAAGCATGTGATCAAGACACACGGTGAAAATGCCTACTGCGTCAAGACATTCTCGTATGGTTATATGGAAAACACATATGCCATCACGAAATACGCCCTGAACAGTGTCAGCACCGCCAATTTCACCTTCCACGACACGCCGTCCGACGTGACGTCCACACCCGGCTTCCGGGATGCGGGCTTCGATAACTTCGGACCATCTTACGAAGACTGGAGAGACGCCGAAACGCTGCTTGTTTGCGGCACCGACCCTTATGAAACCAAGACCATCCTGTTTACGGACTGGATGATGCCTGGCATTCAGAATGGTCAAAAAGCGATCTTCATGGTTCCCCGCAAGACCGGTGGTATCGCCTACGCCGAAAAGAACGGCGGCATGTGGCTCGACATTCAGCCGGGCACAGACCTGCTGGTGGTCAACGCCATCGCCCGCGTCATCGTGGAAAATGGCTGGGAAGACAGCGACTGGATCCAGAAATGGGTCAACAACAAATGGGAAAGCTCGTCTGGTTTCGGTCAGGGCACCCGCAACACGCCGTGGCAGTGGCGCACCACTTGGGGCAAGTTCCAGACCGCCGGTTTTGAAGACTGGAAAGAATGGCTCCTGTCCCAGGACGAGTTCGCTCCGGAAACGGCTGCCGAAATCGCCCAGATCGACGTTGAGAAGATCTACACCGCTGCAGAATGGATGGCGAAACCGAAGGAAGACGGATCACGTCCGAAGACATCGGTCATGATCGAAAAGGGCTTCTACTGGTCGAACAACACCGGTAACACCCAGGCCATCTCCGCTCTCGGCATCATCGTCGGGGCCGGTGGACGTCCCGGGCAAGTGATTGGCCGGGCTGGTGGTCACCAGCGTGGTGGTCTACGTGGCGGCAAATACCCACGTAACAAATCGCCTGAAAAACTGCCTGGCCGCCGCCGCCGTGCGATGGATACGGACCGGTATCTGATGTCCGGCCACACGCGCTTTGCGCACGTGATCGGCAACACCTGGATACAGTCCATGTGCGGATCGCAGTCTCTTGCGGCGAAGTTCAACGAGCTGACTGTGCAAAATCCGCATCAGATCCGTTCGTTCGACAAGCAGGAGATCATCGACACGTTGAAGCGGCGCGTTGACAGTGGTGGCATGGTCGTCGTCAACCAGGATATCTATCTGGTGGATCCGATCGGCGCACGCTATGCCGACATCGTTTTCCCGGCTGCCGGTTGGGGTGAAGATACCTTCACCCGCGCTAATGGCGAGCGTCGTATTCGGCTCTATCCGAAGTTCTACGATGCACCGGGTGAAGCCAAGCCGGATTGGTGGATCATTGCCAAACTGGCAACCGCGATGGGTTACAAAGGCTTTGATTGGAAGAACTCCAACGAAGTGCTTGAAGAAGGTGCCCGTTTCTCACGAGGAAGCCGCAAGGATTTCTTCAACGTCAAGGTTGTCGCACAACGTGAAGGCAAAACCCTGCACGAGAAACTGGCGGAGTTTGGCACCAACGGCATCCAGGGGCCGGTCCTTCTGCAGGACGACGGCACGCTGGTCGGTACCAAGCGTCTGCATGACACTGAACGCAAGTTGCCAGCCGACGGACCGTCCGGAGCAAACCGCCTCGGCAAGAAACTGACCCATTTCAACTCGCAGACCGGCAAATGCAACATCCAGAAGTCACCTTGGAGCCTGTTCTCCGACTACTGGGCATGGCTGAAGCCGAAAGACGATGAGTTGTGGGTCACGTCTGGTCGTATCAACGAGCGCTGGCAGTCCGGTTACGACGATCGCCGTCGTCCGTACATCGTTCAACGCTGGCCCGAAAACTGGGTGGAAATCCATCCCGATGACGCGGCGGCCAGAGGCATCGAGAACGGCGATTATGTCATGCTCTATTCTGACCGGATTCCGGTTCAGAAAGACACGATCATCGGTGTGGAAGGCGATGACTTCCAGTTCGAAAAACTGATGGAGCATGGTCACATCGAGTTGACGGAAGCTGCGATCACAGCTGTCGCCATCGTGACACCAGCCGTGAAGAAGGGGCTCCTTTACATGGACTTCCTGCACACGGCTCAACCAGCCAACGCCTTGTCCGGGCGTGTGGTCGACTGGATCAGCGGTAACTACAACTACAAGATGGGCGTCGGCCGGATCCGTAAGATCGGCACATCGCCCTACAAAACAAGCTACCGTTCAATGTCCTTCGCACGCCGTGACATCGCCTAA
- a CDS encoding arsenate reductase (azurin) small subunit yields MTKHQKPIDPALIEAINGPKDVAKTGKRCLMNRRQFLLTSGITTFTVMVALKAGPSSAKVPAVVSTYERKLIGKLSELKEDEPLDFTYPDDGAYSESMLVKLGREAGGGIGPNKDVVAFNYTCTHQGGPLQGTYKSEDKVLGPCPLHLTTFDLTRHGIFISGQAYQSLPQVLLELDGDDIYAVGMFGLIYGRYDNLKG; encoded by the coding sequence ATGACGAAACATCAAAAACCGATCGATCCGGCCCTGATCGAAGCCATAAACGGCCCGAAGGACGTTGCCAAGACAGGCAAGCGGTGCCTCATGAACAGACGTCAGTTTCTTCTGACGTCGGGCATCACCACGTTCACGGTCATGGTCGCTCTGAAGGCAGGCCCTTCGTCTGCAAAGGTTCCGGCGGTGGTTTCGACCTACGAACGCAAGCTGATCGGCAAGCTCTCGGAGCTGAAAGAGGATGAGCCTCTCGACTTCACCTATCCGGATGATGGTGCCTATTCGGAATCCATGCTGGTCAAGCTCGGCCGTGAAGCCGGCGGCGGGATCGGTCCCAACAAGGATGTGGTTGCCTTCAACTACACCTGTACTCACCAGGGCGGACCGCTTCAAGGCACTTACAAATCCGAGGACAAGGTGCTGGGGCCGTGCCCGTTGCACCTGACCACATTCGATCTGACGCGCCACGGTATTTTCATTTCCGGACAAGCTTACCAGAGCCTGCCTCAGGTGCTGCTCGAGCTGGATGGAGATGACATCTATGCCGTTGGAATGTTCGGCCTGATCTATGGCCGTTACGACAATCTCAAGGGCTGA
- a CDS encoding cytochrome-c peroxidase, giving the protein MSKAMKKTVSAWALAGASVLAIATGAIAADRPADLAPLGDPPIPADNPQTPEKIELGKMLFFDPRLSGNSAMPCSACHLPDAGWDFPDKISLGYPGTVHWRNSQTIINSAYYGNLFWAGSSKSLEAQAKSAAKGAVAGNGEDDMLEARLAFVPEYRERFKDVFGTEYPRLSHAWMAIAAFERTLVQTDTPFDNYMRGDDAALDDAQKRGLELFTGKAGCSQCHNGALLSNQKYYNLGVPAYDGWETDELAQITFRYELYAKGSTEEMYRTFKDDPGVYFRAKDKNHLGKFRVPSLRYTKYTAPYMHNGMIETLEDVIEFYNQGGGENEFAETKSELIKPLGLNDDEKADLLAFLESLSGERIVMEEPELPEYDVLPAASN; this is encoded by the coding sequence ATGTCAAAAGCCATGAAGAAAACCGTCTCCGCATGGGCTCTCGCAGGTGCATCAGTGCTTGCAATCGCCACCGGAGCAATTGCCGCCGATCGGCCGGCAGACCTTGCGCCGCTGGGTGATCCGCCCATTCCGGCAGACAACCCGCAAACACCTGAGAAGATCGAACTCGGCAAGATGCTGTTTTTCGATCCGCGTCTTTCCGGTAACAGCGCAATGCCATGCTCGGCATGCCACCTGCCCGATGCCGGGTGGGACTTCCCCGACAAGATCTCGCTTGGATATCCAGGCACGGTTCACTGGCGGAACTCCCAGACAATCATCAACTCGGCCTATTACGGCAACCTCTTCTGGGCAGGGTCCTCCAAGTCGCTGGAGGCACAGGCTAAATCGGCAGCCAAAGGGGCAGTCGCCGGGAATGGCGAAGATGACATGCTCGAAGCTCGCCTGGCTTTCGTGCCGGAATATCGTGAACGGTTCAAGGACGTCTTTGGAACCGAATATCCGCGCCTGAGCCACGCCTGGATGGCAATTGCCGCATTTGAGCGCACACTTGTTCAGACCGACACGCCATTCGACAACTATATGCGCGGCGATGATGCGGCTCTGGACGATGCTCAAAAGCGGGGTCTGGAACTGTTCACCGGCAAGGCAGGCTGTTCCCAGTGTCACAATGGAGCATTGCTGAGCAACCAGAAATACTACAACCTCGGCGTTCCGGCATATGATGGCTGGGAAACTGACGAGCTTGCCCAGATCACCTTCCGCTATGAGCTTTATGCGAAGGGATCGACGGAAGAAATGTACCGGACCTTCAAGGACGATCCGGGTGTCTACTTCCGTGCGAAGGACAAGAACCATCTCGGCAAGTTCCGCGTCCCGTCGCTGCGCTACACAAAGTACACAGCACCATACATGCACAACGGCATGATCGAAACGCTGGAAGACGTCATCGAGTTCTACAACCAGGGTGGCGGTGAAAACGAGTTCGCTGAAACCAAGAGTGAGCTCATCAAACCTCTCGGCCTCAATGACGACGAAAAAGCCGATCTGCTGGCCTTCCTGGAAAGCCTTTCCGGTGAACGTATCGTGATGGAGGAGCCAGAGCTTCCCGAATACGACGTCCTTCCGGCGGCTTCGAACTAA
- a CDS encoding cytochrome-c peroxidase: protein MRLTASIAALLLATTAAWSADQGPVTPMEVNPELAELGKRLFYDTRLSGDTNLSCSSCHQPDLAFTDGEALSTAYSGSEGFRNTPTLANVGQRAAWMHDGRLGTNLNDVSREMITEDYIMNMDMRMMQERLKQDPVYVEMFKAAGKGEPSNGGARSALQEFLKSIASSGSPFDTGEMSEAAKRGYVNFKGKAGCTACHSGDRFTDDQPHNIGVPDNPDIWSDPLRHQTYVAYAKFMGVENYMNVRTDLGAYIRDHKESSKRTFMTPTLRELTYTAPYMHNGTLATLEDVVEFYNQGGGDDPNKDSRLKPLELTRGEKADLVEFLKALSGDSYNQPAYVWEQDDYAFEVVPDWKNATN from the coding sequence ATGCGCCTTACTGCAAGTATTGCAGCTCTGCTATTAGCCACCACGGCTGCCTGGTCCGCAGATCAGGGTCCGGTTACGCCGATGGAGGTCAATCCCGAGCTGGCCGAACTCGGCAAGCGTCTTTTCTACGACACGCGCCTGTCCGGCGACACCAATCTTTCCTGTTCGTCTTGCCATCAACCGGATCTCGCCTTCACCGACGGCGAAGCCCTTTCAACGGCCTATAGCGGCTCGGAAGGTTTTCGGAACACGCCCACGCTTGCCAATGTTGGCCAGCGCGCGGCCTGGATGCACGATGGCCGGCTCGGCACGAACCTGAACGATGTATCCCGTGAAATGATCACGGAAGATTACATCATGAACATGGACATGCGGATGATGCAGGAGCGTCTGAAGCAGGATCCTGTCTATGTCGAAATGTTCAAGGCTGCCGGCAAGGGTGAACCCTCAAACGGCGGCGCGCGGTCTGCGCTTCAGGAGTTCCTGAAGTCGATCGCCTCTTCGGGCTCCCCGTTCGATACCGGTGAAATGAGCGAAGCCGCGAAACGCGGTTACGTGAACTTCAAGGGCAAGGCTGGCTGTACGGCCTGTCATTCCGGTGACCGTTTCACCGACGATCAGCCGCACAACATCGGGGTTCCCGACAATCCGGACATTTGGTCCGACCCGCTGCGGCACCAGACATACGTCGCCTATGCGAAATTCATGGGTGTCGAAAACTACATGAACGTGCGCACGGATCTCGGAGCCTACATTCGCGATCACAAGGAAAGCTCGAAACGAACCTTCATGACCCCGACCTTGCGCGAGCTGACCTACACCGCGCCGTACATGCACAATGGCACGCTGGCAACGCTGGAAGACGTGGTCGAATTCTACAACCAGGGCGGTGGAGATGATCCGAACAAGGATTCTCGTCTGAAGCCGCTTGAACTGACCCGCGGCGAAAAGGCTGACCTGGTTGAATTTCTGAAGGCGCTTTCCGGCGATAGCTACAACCAACCCGCCTATGTCTGGGAACAGGATGACTATGCATTTGAAGTCGTTCCCGACTGGAAAAACGCGACCAACTGA
- a CDS encoding Crp/Fnr family transcriptional regulator produces the protein MRTMNGLSAESYTEDQDAGNLCSLEHSCGFHSQNCICAALRTTFGIDLPKGAHKYALATGQELDPETLPNSPVIGILTGAVAIVAHLSDGRRTITGLFLPGDYINLATLQRQFDGTITALTPSAVQLMEYPVFEKLLSRSDTARDHFIDQTNNFLFRLLDHSNDLAKKTPIERIAAFIFELKSRMLPRSGHQFNSITIPFGRRDIADYLGLQPETVSRGFTTLTNEGVISLPEADLVTIEDVRRLRLIANGGRPRKRGA, from the coding sequence ATGAGAACAATGAACGGACTGTCGGCGGAGAGCTATACTGAAGATCAAGATGCCGGCAATCTGTGCAGTCTGGAACACAGCTGCGGTTTTCATTCCCAAAACTGTATTTGCGCCGCTCTTCGAACGACTTTCGGAATAGATCTCCCGAAAGGTGCGCATAAATATGCGCTTGCGACCGGACAGGAATTAGACCCCGAGACACTTCCAAATTCACCCGTTATCGGCATCCTGACCGGCGCGGTCGCGATCGTTGCCCACCTCAGCGACGGCCGAAGAACGATCACAGGCCTTTTCCTGCCCGGTGACTACATCAATCTCGCGACACTGCAACGCCAGTTCGATGGCACGATAACGGCACTGACACCCAGCGCGGTCCAGTTGATGGAATACCCGGTTTTCGAGAAACTTCTCAGTCGTTCCGATACGGCCAGAGACCACTTTATCGATCAGACAAACAACTTTCTTTTCCGCCTTCTCGACCACAGCAACGATCTTGCCAAGAAGACGCCGATCGAACGCATTGCCGCGTTCATTTTTGAGCTCAAAAGCCGGATGCTGCCGCGAAGCGGACATCAATTCAATTCGATCACCATTCCGTTCGGGCGCCGCGACATCGCCGACTATCTCGGACTTCAACCAGAAACCGTCAGCAGAGGATTTACCACGCTGACGAATGAAGGGGTTATCAGCCTTCCCGAAGCCGACCTGGTCACCATTGAGGACGTTCGCCGATTGCGTCTGATTGCCAACGGGGGACGTCCCAGAAAACGTGGCGCTTAG